The following are encoded together in the Drosophila sechellia strain sech25 chromosome 3R, ASM438219v1, whole genome shotgun sequence genome:
- the LOC6614317 gene encoding transmembrane protein 245 isoform X9 has protein sequence MNRSEPIPIRRDRSFDSVINRLLRMRSQNHESFRAAMYNFLIAAGVAAFVSVCFILGPFVRPLLWAFLMGAVLFPFKRRLAESVNSWFHRLEVRDSNVLVSICLSPLEATEHCGRLLIGWLCEHWQLLLAGCGVAGCIKLLVLYAPKGFLLAIWHWITFSHGLFVQIIGFLNVYVLISLIVVYLSCVHFFWKPENSAHFVVAGQSMWIAVAGYLSSFLGALQVPVFLLVMAYVTASTAYHLQTLDDSGSYLHRLQKLFDKNDFERSLSNFSICGRPGHEPLSPGLQSDVEDVSLSDTVDSTVTFDAKPGTEAPGHQSDTFFKLLFYACLGTFLYRNVWMFILAAIPVILHLIYTVGEYTGITQFVCNKISEVYAALRFWAIEHHSAVLPLCLPGVLELNYKINTIVRDSLKASVESVTSILMIILMLLIIVFLSVFFCVNIYSETIEVAYLGKDLINKTITDRPELIDILPANMQSSIEDALDNAHHYGRRKIETYIDDWLADADKVHATKLKEQILEVWDRLIQYWIDFNKAGSSYGPRVPTDALKSTFGEIVDNPVAKQGIIGWAQSNTQTILEVAESLWHIIRTNMSMIMGVTGEILSLVLSGGQACIEFILDMIVFFTALFYLLSSSQEKYAPLQITKYLGYSSSGIKIADALENSITVVLVSMFRCSTFTGLFTWLVHTVFGARIVFLPSALAAMLAAAPFLGSYWCAVPAFLELWLAQDRFYAGLILFLLQFFVPSSFETAIYADLKGGGHPYLNGLAIAGGMYWIGWQGAIFGPLMLCFFIGLFEVATLAMRSHQEPRNSTDEERTT, from the exons ATGAATCGGTCCGAACCGATTCCCATTCGACGGGACCGCTCTTTTGACAGTGTGATCAACCGCCTGCTCCGGATGAGGTCCCAGAATCATGAGAGCTTTCGCGCCGCCATGTACAATTTCCTGATCGCCGCGGGAGTGGCGGCATTCGTGTCTGTGTGCTTCATTCTTGGGCCCTTCGTCCGTCCATTGCTGTGGGCCTTCCTCATGGGCGCCGTGCTCTTCCCATTCAAACGACGTTTGGCGGAGAGCGTAAACAGTTGGTTTCACCGCTTGGAGGTGCGCGACTCCAATGTACTGGTCTCGATCTGCCTATCGCCGCTGGAAGCCACAGAGCATTGCGGGCGGTTGCTGATCGGTTGGCTCTGCGAACACTGGCAACTCCTCCTGGCCGGATGCGGAGTGGCCGGGTGCATTAAGCTGCTGGTTCTATACGCCCCGAAGGGTTTCCTGCTAGCCATCTGGCATTGGATCACCTTTTCCCATGGCTTGTTCGTTCAAATTATAGGATTCCTCAACGTATACGTG CTCATTTCCTTGATCGTGGTCTACTTGAGCTGCGTCCACTTCTTCTGGAAGCCAGAGAACAGTGCCCACTTCGTGGTCGCCGGACAGTCCATGTGGATAGCTGTTGCGGGCTATCTGAGTAGCTTTCTTGGCGCCCTGCAGGTGCCGGTATTTCTACTGGTTATGGCCTATGTAACAGCATCTACGGCATATCATCTGCAGACCCTAGATGATTCGGGATCCTATCTTCACCGCCTGCAAAAGCTGTTCGACAAGAACGATTTTGAGCGGTCGTTAAGCAACTTCAGCATTTGTGGCAGACCAGGCCATGAGCCACTGAGTCCGGGGCTGCAGTCGGATGTTGAGGATGTATCGTTAAGTGACACTGTCGATTCGACTGTTACGTTTGATGCCAAGCCAGGAACGGAGGCTCCCGGTCACCAGAGCGACACGTTCTTTAAGCTGCTTTTTTATGCCTGCCTGGGCACATTCCTCTATCGCAACGTGTGGATGTTTATCCTAGCGGCAATCCCAGTAATTCTGCATCTAATCTACACCGTAGGAGAGTATACGGGAATTACTCAGTTTGTTTGCAACAAAATTAGCGAAGTTTACGCAGCGCTGCGT TTCTGGGCAATCGAACACCATTCTGCCGTGCTGCCACTCTGTCTACCTGGTGTCCTGGAACTCAACTATAAAATCAACACTATCGTGCGGGATTCACTAAAGGCCTCCGTTGAATCAGTCACCTCCATCCTAATGATCATCCTCATGCTTCTCATCATCGTGTTTCTAAGCGTGTTCTTCTGCGTGAACATTTACTCGGAGACGATTGAGGTGGCTTACCTGGGCAAGGATTTAATTAACAAGACGATCACAGATCGGCCTGAGCTAATTGACATCTTGCCTGCCAACATGCAATCGTCCATCGAGGATGCTCTTGATAACGCACATCATTATGGTCGCCGTAAGATTGAAACCTACATAGACGACTGGCTGGCAGACGCCGATAAGGTGCACGCCACCAAGTTGAAGGAGCAGATCCTCGAAGTGTGGGACCGGCTCATCCAGTATTGGATCGATTTCAATAAGGCCGGTTCATCGTATGGACCGCGGGTACCAACGGATGCCCTGAAAAGCACATTTGGCGAAATCGTCGACAATCCAG TGGCAAAACAGGGCATTATCGGCTGGGCGCAGAGCAATACGCAGACGATCCTCGAGGTTGCAGAGTCGTTGTGGCACATCATCCGGACCAACATGTCTATGATAATGGGCGTGACCGGGGAGATTCTATCCCTTGTGCTTTCGGGTGGACAAGCGTGCATTGAGTTTATTCTAGATATG ATTGTATTCTTTACGGCTCTGTTCTACCTGCTCTCGAGCAGTCAAGAGAAGTATGCGCCCCTGCAAATCACCAAGTACCTGGGCTATTCCAGCTCGGGTATCAAAATCGCCGATGCCCTGGAGAACTCCATAACCGTAGTCCTAGTCTCAATGTTCAGATGCTCCACCTTTACGGGCCTGTTCACCTGGTTGGTCCATACGGTTTTCGGGGCCCGGATAGTATTCCTGCCGTCCGCCTTGGCAGCTATGttggctgctgctcctttcCTGGGCAGTTACTGGTGTGCGGTGCCAGCCTTCCTAGAGCTTTGGCTGGCTCAGGACCGTTTCTATGCAGGACTTATATTGTTCCTGCTTCAGTTCTTCGTGCCATCATCATTTGAAACTGCTATATATGCGGACCTCAAAGG TGGTGGACATCCCTACCTCAACGGCCTGGCCATAGCAGGCGGAATGTATTGGATCGGTTGGCAAGGAGCTATTTTCGGACCCCTGATGCTTTGCTTCTTCATCGGCCTTTTCGAGGTGGCCACGCTGGCCATGCGCAGTCATCAAGAGCCCAG GAACAGTACGGACGAGGAGCGGACCACGTGA
- the LOC6614317 gene encoding transmembrane protein 245 isoform X6, protein MNRSEPIPIRRDRSFDSVINRLLRMRSQNHESFRAAMYNFLIAAGVAAFVSVCFILGPFVRPLLWAFLMGAVLFPFKRRLAESVNSWFHRLEVRDSNVLVSICLSPLEATEHCGRLLIGWLCEHWQLLLAGCGVAGCIKLLVLYAPKGFLLAIWHWITFSHGLFVQIIGFLNVYVLISLIVVYLSCVHFFWKPENSAHFVVAGQSMWIAVAGYLSSFLGALQVPVFLLVMAYVTASTAYHLQTLDDSGSYLHRLQKLFDKNDFERSLSNFSICGRPGHEPLSPGLQSDVEDVSLSDTVDSTVTFDAKPGTEAPGHQSDTFFKLLFYACLGTFLYRNVWMFILAAIPVILHLIYTVGEYTGITQFVCNKISEVYAALRFWAIEHHSAVLPLCLPGVLELNYKINTIVRDSLKASVESVTSILMIILMLLIIVFLSVFFCVNIYSETIEVAYLGKDLINKTITDRPELIDILPANMQSSIEDALDNAHHYGRRKIETYIDDWLADADKVHATKLKEQILEVWDRLIQYWIDFNKAGSSYGPRVPTDALKSTFGEIVDNPELVLVAKQGIIGWAQSNTQTILEVAESLWHIIRTNMSMIMGVTGEILSLVLSGGQACIEFILDMIVFFTALFYLLSSSQEKYAPLQITKYLGYSSSGIKIADALENSITVVLVSMFRCSTFTGLFTWLVHTVFGARIVFLPSALAAMLAAAPFLGSYWCAVPAFLELWLAQDRFYAGLILFLLQFFVPSSFETAIYADLKGGGHPYLNGLAIAGGMYWIGWQGAIFGPLMLCFFIGLFEVATLAMRSHQEPRNSTDEERTTSNTRRVNETVNDSTIKTNDNTDGKSVAERKPVELKIVTKTKTFQLLNTKENQ, encoded by the exons ATGAATCGGTCCGAACCGATTCCCATTCGACGGGACCGCTCTTTTGACAGTGTGATCAACCGCCTGCTCCGGATGAGGTCCCAGAATCATGAGAGCTTTCGCGCCGCCATGTACAATTTCCTGATCGCCGCGGGAGTGGCGGCATTCGTGTCTGTGTGCTTCATTCTTGGGCCCTTCGTCCGTCCATTGCTGTGGGCCTTCCTCATGGGCGCCGTGCTCTTCCCATTCAAACGACGTTTGGCGGAGAGCGTAAACAGTTGGTTTCACCGCTTGGAGGTGCGCGACTCCAATGTACTGGTCTCGATCTGCCTATCGCCGCTGGAAGCCACAGAGCATTGCGGGCGGTTGCTGATCGGTTGGCTCTGCGAACACTGGCAACTCCTCCTGGCCGGATGCGGAGTGGCCGGGTGCATTAAGCTGCTGGTTCTATACGCCCCGAAGGGTTTCCTGCTAGCCATCTGGCATTGGATCACCTTTTCCCATGGCTTGTTCGTTCAAATTATAGGATTCCTCAACGTATACGTG CTCATTTCCTTGATCGTGGTCTACTTGAGCTGCGTCCACTTCTTCTGGAAGCCAGAGAACAGTGCCCACTTCGTGGTCGCCGGACAGTCCATGTGGATAGCTGTTGCGGGCTATCTGAGTAGCTTTCTTGGCGCCCTGCAGGTGCCGGTATTTCTACTGGTTATGGCCTATGTAACAGCATCTACGGCATATCATCTGCAGACCCTAGATGATTCGGGATCCTATCTTCACCGCCTGCAAAAGCTGTTCGACAAGAACGATTTTGAGCGGTCGTTAAGCAACTTCAGCATTTGTGGCAGACCAGGCCATGAGCCACTGAGTCCGGGGCTGCAGTCGGATGTTGAGGATGTATCGTTAAGTGACACTGTCGATTCGACTGTTACGTTTGATGCCAAGCCAGGAACGGAGGCTCCCGGTCACCAGAGCGACACGTTCTTTAAGCTGCTTTTTTATGCCTGCCTGGGCACATTCCTCTATCGCAACGTGTGGATGTTTATCCTAGCGGCAATCCCAGTAATTCTGCATCTAATCTACACCGTAGGAGAGTATACGGGAATTACTCAGTTTGTTTGCAACAAAATTAGCGAAGTTTACGCAGCGCTGCGT TTCTGGGCAATCGAACACCATTCTGCCGTGCTGCCACTCTGTCTACCTGGTGTCCTGGAACTCAACTATAAAATCAACACTATCGTGCGGGATTCACTAAAGGCCTCCGTTGAATCAGTCACCTCCATCCTAATGATCATCCTCATGCTTCTCATCATCGTGTTTCTAAGCGTGTTCTTCTGCGTGAACATTTACTCGGAGACGATTGAGGTGGCTTACCTGGGCAAGGATTTAATTAACAAGACGATCACAGATCGGCCTGAGCTAATTGACATCTTGCCTGCCAACATGCAATCGTCCATCGAGGATGCTCTTGATAACGCACATCATTATGGTCGCCGTAAGATTGAAACCTACATAGACGACTGGCTGGCAGACGCCGATAAGGTGCACGCCACCAAGTTGAAGGAGCAGATCCTCGAAGTGTGGGACCGGCTCATCCAGTATTGGATCGATTTCAATAAGGCCGGTTCATCGTATGGACCGCGGGTACCAACGGATGCCCTGAAAAGCACATTTGGCGAAATCGTCGACAATCCAG AGCTAGTTTTAGTGGCAAAACAGGGCATTATCGGCTGGGCGCAGAGCAATACGCAGACGATCCTCGAGGTTGCAGAGTCGTTGTGGCACATCATCCGGACCAACATGTCTATGATAATGGGCGTGACCGGGGAGATTCTATCCCTTGTGCTTTCGGGTGGACAAGCGTGCATTGAGTTTATTCTAGATATG ATTGTATTCTTTACGGCTCTGTTCTACCTGCTCTCGAGCAGTCAAGAGAAGTATGCGCCCCTGCAAATCACCAAGTACCTGGGCTATTCCAGCTCGGGTATCAAAATCGCCGATGCCCTGGAGAACTCCATAACCGTAGTCCTAGTCTCAATGTTCAGATGCTCCACCTTTACGGGCCTGTTCACCTGGTTGGTCCATACGGTTTTCGGGGCCCGGATAGTATTCCTGCCGTCCGCCTTGGCAGCTATGttggctgctgctcctttcCTGGGCAGTTACTGGTGTGCGGTGCCAGCCTTCCTAGAGCTTTGGCTGGCTCAGGACCGTTTCTATGCAGGACTTATATTGTTCCTGCTTCAGTTCTTCGTGCCATCATCATTTGAAACTGCTATATATGCGGACCTCAAAGG TGGTGGACATCCCTACCTCAACGGCCTGGCCATAGCAGGCGGAATGTATTGGATCGGTTGGCAAGGAGCTATTTTCGGACCCCTGATGCTTTGCTTCTTCATCGGCCTTTTCGAGGTGGCCACGCTGGCCATGCGCAGTCATCAAGAGCCCAG GAACAGTACGGACGAGGAGCGGACCAC CTCGAATACTCGAAGGGTGAACGAAACTGTTAACGACAGTACAATAAAAACGAACGATAACACGGATGGAAAGTCTGTCGCAGAGAGAAAACCTGTTGAGCTGAAAATCGTAACGAAAACCAAGACATTTCAACTGTTGAATACCAAAGAAAACCAGTAA
- the LOC6614317 gene encoding transmembrane protein 245 isoform X1 — translation MNRSEPIPIRRDRSFDSVINRLLRMRSQNHESFRAAMYNFLIAAGVAAFVSVCFILGPFVRPLLWAFLMGAVLFPFKRRLAESVNSWFHRLEVRDSNVLVSICLSPLEATEHCGRLLIGWLCEHWQLLLAGCGVAGCIKLLVLYAPKGFLLAIWHWITFSHGLFVQIIGFLNVYVLISLIVVYLSCVHFFWKPENSAHFVVAGQSMWIAVAGYLSSFLGALQVPVFLLVMAYVTASTAYHLQTLDDSGSYLHRLQKLFDKNDFERSLSNFSICGRPGHEPLSPGLQSDVEDVSLSDTVDSTVTFDAKPGTEAPGHQSDTFFKLLFYACLGTFLYRNVWMFILAAIPVILHLIYTVGEYTGITQFVCNKISEVYAALRFWAIEHHSAVLPLCLPGVLELNYKINTIVRDSLKASVESVTSILMIILMLLIIVFLSVFFCVNIYSETIEVAYLGKDLINKTITDRPELIDILPANMQSSIEDALDNAHHYGRRKIETYIDDWLADADKVHATKLKEQILEVWDRLIQYWIDFNKAGSSYGPRVPTDALKSTFGEIVDNPGHFKELVLVAKQGIIGWAQSNTQTILEVAESLWHIIRTNMSMIMGVTGEILSLVLSGGQACIEFILDMIVFFTALFYLLSSSQEKYAPLQITKYLGYSSSGIKIADALENSITVVLVSMFRCSTFTGLFTWLVHTVFGARIVFLPSALAAMLAAAPFLGSYWCAVPAFLELWLAQDRFYAGLILFLLQFFVPSSFETAIYADLKGGGHPYLNGLAIAGGMYWIGWQGAIFGPLMLCFFIGLFEVATLAMRSHQEPSMNHIRLVRQELKNSTDEERTTSNTRRVNETVNDSTIKTNDNTDGKSVAERKPVELKIVTKTKTFQLLNTKENQ, via the exons ATGAATCGGTCCGAACCGATTCCCATTCGACGGGACCGCTCTTTTGACAGTGTGATCAACCGCCTGCTCCGGATGAGGTCCCAGAATCATGAGAGCTTTCGCGCCGCCATGTACAATTTCCTGATCGCCGCGGGAGTGGCGGCATTCGTGTCTGTGTGCTTCATTCTTGGGCCCTTCGTCCGTCCATTGCTGTGGGCCTTCCTCATGGGCGCCGTGCTCTTCCCATTCAAACGACGTTTGGCGGAGAGCGTAAACAGTTGGTTTCACCGCTTGGAGGTGCGCGACTCCAATGTACTGGTCTCGATCTGCCTATCGCCGCTGGAAGCCACAGAGCATTGCGGGCGGTTGCTGATCGGTTGGCTCTGCGAACACTGGCAACTCCTCCTGGCCGGATGCGGAGTGGCCGGGTGCATTAAGCTGCTGGTTCTATACGCCCCGAAGGGTTTCCTGCTAGCCATCTGGCATTGGATCACCTTTTCCCATGGCTTGTTCGTTCAAATTATAGGATTCCTCAACGTATACGTG CTCATTTCCTTGATCGTGGTCTACTTGAGCTGCGTCCACTTCTTCTGGAAGCCAGAGAACAGTGCCCACTTCGTGGTCGCCGGACAGTCCATGTGGATAGCTGTTGCGGGCTATCTGAGTAGCTTTCTTGGCGCCCTGCAGGTGCCGGTATTTCTACTGGTTATGGCCTATGTAACAGCATCTACGGCATATCATCTGCAGACCCTAGATGATTCGGGATCCTATCTTCACCGCCTGCAAAAGCTGTTCGACAAGAACGATTTTGAGCGGTCGTTAAGCAACTTCAGCATTTGTGGCAGACCAGGCCATGAGCCACTGAGTCCGGGGCTGCAGTCGGATGTTGAGGATGTATCGTTAAGTGACACTGTCGATTCGACTGTTACGTTTGATGCCAAGCCAGGAACGGAGGCTCCCGGTCACCAGAGCGACACGTTCTTTAAGCTGCTTTTTTATGCCTGCCTGGGCACATTCCTCTATCGCAACGTGTGGATGTTTATCCTAGCGGCAATCCCAGTAATTCTGCATCTAATCTACACCGTAGGAGAGTATACGGGAATTACTCAGTTTGTTTGCAACAAAATTAGCGAAGTTTACGCAGCGCTGCGT TTCTGGGCAATCGAACACCATTCTGCCGTGCTGCCACTCTGTCTACCTGGTGTCCTGGAACTCAACTATAAAATCAACACTATCGTGCGGGATTCACTAAAGGCCTCCGTTGAATCAGTCACCTCCATCCTAATGATCATCCTCATGCTTCTCATCATCGTGTTTCTAAGCGTGTTCTTCTGCGTGAACATTTACTCGGAGACGATTGAGGTGGCTTACCTGGGCAAGGATTTAATTAACAAGACGATCACAGATCGGCCTGAGCTAATTGACATCTTGCCTGCCAACATGCAATCGTCCATCGAGGATGCTCTTGATAACGCACATCATTATGGTCGCCGTAAGATTGAAACCTACATAGACGACTGGCTGGCAGACGCCGATAAGGTGCACGCCACCAAGTTGAAGGAGCAGATCCTCGAAGTGTGGGACCGGCTCATCCAGTATTGGATCGATTTCAATAAGGCCGGTTCATCGTATGGACCGCGGGTACCAACGGATGCCCTGAAAAGCACATTTGGCGAAATCGTCGACAATCCAG GACATTTTAAAGAGCTAGTTTTAGTGGCAAAACAGGGCATTATCGGCTGGGCGCAGAGCAATACGCAGACGATCCTCGAGGTTGCAGAGTCGTTGTGGCACATCATCCGGACCAACATGTCTATGATAATGGGCGTGACCGGGGAGATTCTATCCCTTGTGCTTTCGGGTGGACAAGCGTGCATTGAGTTTATTCTAGATATG ATTGTATTCTTTACGGCTCTGTTCTACCTGCTCTCGAGCAGTCAAGAGAAGTATGCGCCCCTGCAAATCACCAAGTACCTGGGCTATTCCAGCTCGGGTATCAAAATCGCCGATGCCCTGGAGAACTCCATAACCGTAGTCCTAGTCTCAATGTTCAGATGCTCCACCTTTACGGGCCTGTTCACCTGGTTGGTCCATACGGTTTTCGGGGCCCGGATAGTATTCCTGCCGTCCGCCTTGGCAGCTATGttggctgctgctcctttcCTGGGCAGTTACTGGTGTGCGGTGCCAGCCTTCCTAGAGCTTTGGCTGGCTCAGGACCGTTTCTATGCAGGACTTATATTGTTCCTGCTTCAGTTCTTCGTGCCATCATCATTTGAAACTGCTATATATGCGGACCTCAAAGG TGGTGGACATCCCTACCTCAACGGCCTGGCCATAGCAGGCGGAATGTATTGGATCGGTTGGCAAGGAGCTATTTTCGGACCCCTGATGCTTTGCTTCTTCATCGGCCTTTTCGAGGTGGCCACGCTGGCCATGCGCAGTCATCAAGAGCCCAG tATGAACCACATCAGACTTGTGCGGCAGGAATTGAA GAACAGTACGGACGAGGAGCGGACCAC CTCGAATACTCGAAGGGTGAACGAAACTGTTAACGACAGTACAATAAAAACGAACGATAACACGGATGGAAAGTCTGTCGCAGAGAGAAAACCTGTTGAGCTGAAAATCGTAACGAAAACCAAGACATTTCAACTGTTGAATACCAAAGAAAACCAGTAA
- the LOC6614317 gene encoding transmembrane protein 245 isoform X5, which produces MNRSEPIPIRRDRSFDSVINRLLRMRSQNHESFRAAMYNFLIAAGVAAFVSVCFILGPFVRPLLWAFLMGAVLFPFKRRLAESVNSWFHRLEVRDSNVLVSICLSPLEATEHCGRLLIGWLCEHWQLLLAGCGVAGCIKLLVLYAPKGFLLAIWHWITFSHGLFVQIIGFLNVYVLISLIVVYLSCVHFFWKPENSAHFVVAGQSMWIAVAGYLSSFLGALQVPVFLLVMAYVTASTAYHLQTLDDSGSYLHRLQKLFDKNDFERSLSNFSICGRPGHEPLSPGLQSDVEDVSLSDTVDSTVTFDAKPGTEAPGHQSDTFFKLLFYACLGTFLYRNVWMFILAAIPVILHLIYTVGEYTGITQFVCNKISEVYAALRFWAIEHHSAVLPLCLPGVLELNYKINTIVRDSLKASVESVTSILMIILMLLIIVFLSVFFCVNIYSETIEVAYLGKDLINKTITDRPELIDILPANMQSSIEDALDNAHHYGRRKIETYIDDWLADADKVHATKLKEQILEVWDRLIQYWIDFNKAGSSYGPRVPTDALKSTFGEIVDNPGHFKELVLVAKQGIIGWAQSNTQTILEVAESLWHIIRTNMSMIMGVTGEILSLVLSGGQACIEFILDMIVFFTALFYLLSSSQEKYAPLQITKYLGYSSSGIKIADALENSITVVLVSMFRCSTFTGLFTWLVHTVFGARIVFLPSALAAMLAAAPFLGSYWCAVPAFLELWLAQDRFYAGLILFLLQFFVPSSFETAIYADLKGGGHPYLNGLAIAGGMYWIGWQGAIFGPLMLCFFIGLFEVATLAMRSHQEPSMNHIRLVRQELKGYIDFCLKYATQEFPSHVHLFVKEKFPKFLFLCQTRSGSEYFIIQLP; this is translated from the exons ATGAATCGGTCCGAACCGATTCCCATTCGACGGGACCGCTCTTTTGACAGTGTGATCAACCGCCTGCTCCGGATGAGGTCCCAGAATCATGAGAGCTTTCGCGCCGCCATGTACAATTTCCTGATCGCCGCGGGAGTGGCGGCATTCGTGTCTGTGTGCTTCATTCTTGGGCCCTTCGTCCGTCCATTGCTGTGGGCCTTCCTCATGGGCGCCGTGCTCTTCCCATTCAAACGACGTTTGGCGGAGAGCGTAAACAGTTGGTTTCACCGCTTGGAGGTGCGCGACTCCAATGTACTGGTCTCGATCTGCCTATCGCCGCTGGAAGCCACAGAGCATTGCGGGCGGTTGCTGATCGGTTGGCTCTGCGAACACTGGCAACTCCTCCTGGCCGGATGCGGAGTGGCCGGGTGCATTAAGCTGCTGGTTCTATACGCCCCGAAGGGTTTCCTGCTAGCCATCTGGCATTGGATCACCTTTTCCCATGGCTTGTTCGTTCAAATTATAGGATTCCTCAACGTATACGTG CTCATTTCCTTGATCGTGGTCTACTTGAGCTGCGTCCACTTCTTCTGGAAGCCAGAGAACAGTGCCCACTTCGTGGTCGCCGGACAGTCCATGTGGATAGCTGTTGCGGGCTATCTGAGTAGCTTTCTTGGCGCCCTGCAGGTGCCGGTATTTCTACTGGTTATGGCCTATGTAACAGCATCTACGGCATATCATCTGCAGACCCTAGATGATTCGGGATCCTATCTTCACCGCCTGCAAAAGCTGTTCGACAAGAACGATTTTGAGCGGTCGTTAAGCAACTTCAGCATTTGTGGCAGACCAGGCCATGAGCCACTGAGTCCGGGGCTGCAGTCGGATGTTGAGGATGTATCGTTAAGTGACACTGTCGATTCGACTGTTACGTTTGATGCCAAGCCAGGAACGGAGGCTCCCGGTCACCAGAGCGACACGTTCTTTAAGCTGCTTTTTTATGCCTGCCTGGGCACATTCCTCTATCGCAACGTGTGGATGTTTATCCTAGCGGCAATCCCAGTAATTCTGCATCTAATCTACACCGTAGGAGAGTATACGGGAATTACTCAGTTTGTTTGCAACAAAATTAGCGAAGTTTACGCAGCGCTGCGT TTCTGGGCAATCGAACACCATTCTGCCGTGCTGCCACTCTGTCTACCTGGTGTCCTGGAACTCAACTATAAAATCAACACTATCGTGCGGGATTCACTAAAGGCCTCCGTTGAATCAGTCACCTCCATCCTAATGATCATCCTCATGCTTCTCATCATCGTGTTTCTAAGCGTGTTCTTCTGCGTGAACATTTACTCGGAGACGATTGAGGTGGCTTACCTGGGCAAGGATTTAATTAACAAGACGATCACAGATCGGCCTGAGCTAATTGACATCTTGCCTGCCAACATGCAATCGTCCATCGAGGATGCTCTTGATAACGCACATCATTATGGTCGCCGTAAGATTGAAACCTACATAGACGACTGGCTGGCAGACGCCGATAAGGTGCACGCCACCAAGTTGAAGGAGCAGATCCTCGAAGTGTGGGACCGGCTCATCCAGTATTGGATCGATTTCAATAAGGCCGGTTCATCGTATGGACCGCGGGTACCAACGGATGCCCTGAAAAGCACATTTGGCGAAATCGTCGACAATCCAG GACATTTTAAAGAGCTAGTTTTAGTGGCAAAACAGGGCATTATCGGCTGGGCGCAGAGCAATACGCAGACGATCCTCGAGGTTGCAGAGTCGTTGTGGCACATCATCCGGACCAACATGTCTATGATAATGGGCGTGACCGGGGAGATTCTATCCCTTGTGCTTTCGGGTGGACAAGCGTGCATTGAGTTTATTCTAGATATG ATTGTATTCTTTACGGCTCTGTTCTACCTGCTCTCGAGCAGTCAAGAGAAGTATGCGCCCCTGCAAATCACCAAGTACCTGGGCTATTCCAGCTCGGGTATCAAAATCGCCGATGCCCTGGAGAACTCCATAACCGTAGTCCTAGTCTCAATGTTCAGATGCTCCACCTTTACGGGCCTGTTCACCTGGTTGGTCCATACGGTTTTCGGGGCCCGGATAGTATTCCTGCCGTCCGCCTTGGCAGCTATGttggctgctgctcctttcCTGGGCAGTTACTGGTGTGCGGTGCCAGCCTTCCTAGAGCTTTGGCTGGCTCAGGACCGTTTCTATGCAGGACTTATATTGTTCCTGCTTCAGTTCTTCGTGCCATCATCATTTGAAACTGCTATATATGCGGACCTCAAAGG TGGTGGACATCCCTACCTCAACGGCCTGGCCATAGCAGGCGGAATGTATTGGATCGGTTGGCAAGGAGCTATTTTCGGACCCCTGATGCTTTGCTTCTTCATCGGCCTTTTCGAGGTGGCCACGCTGGCCATGCGCAGTCATCAAGAGCCCAG tATGAACCACATCAGACTTGTGCGGCAGGAATTGAA AGGATATATTGATTTTTGTCTGAAGTATGCAACGCAGGAATTCCCTAGCCATGTCCATCTGTTCGTGAAGGAAAAATTtccaaaatttttgtttctttgccAAACACGGTCCGGATcagaatattttattatacagCTGCCTTAG